A genomic window from Phyllopteryx taeniolatus isolate TA_2022b chromosome 2, UOR_Ptae_1.2, whole genome shotgun sequence includes:
- the LOC133472568 gene encoding high-affinity choline transporter 1-like: MTIHVEGLVAIAVFYLLILFVGIWAAWKNKHTGEAEGTDRSETIMVGGRDIGLFVGGFTMTATWVGGGYINGTAENVYLPDYGLAWAQAPFGYALSLVVGGLFFAKPMRSRGYVTMLDPFQQLYGKRMGGLLFIPALMGEIFWSAAILSALGATLSVIVDINIKMSVVISALIAIFYTLVGGLYSVAYTDVVQLFCIFVGLWISVPFALTNPAVSDIMVTAVTHVYQSPWRGSVDKSDTWVWIDNFCLLMLGGIPWQVYFQRVLSASSATYAQVLSFIAAFGCLIMAVPSVLIGAIGASTDWNQTTYGAIPPKEKEEADMILPIVLQHLCPPFVSFFGLGAVSAAVMSSADSSILSASSMFARNIYQLAFRQSASDREIVWVMRVTIFVFGGLATLMALVTGTVYGLWYLSSDLVYVIIFPQLLSVLFVKGTNTYGSVAAYFFGMVLRVGGGEPYLHLPPFIYYPGWTTEQRKDHITGQMEDVVVQKFPFKTVSMLASFLGNVAFSYLAKYLFESGKLSHKYDFLDAVVSKHSGEIMDKTTLVTRGNNIALSEMAPVKPRLSVTLAAAFTRRDTLPTDTVDEEEEESSPDSSHHDEE; this comes from the exons ATGACCATCCATGTCGAGGGGCTTGTGGCGATCGCGGTCTTTTACCTCCTCATCCTCTTTGTGGGCATCTGGGCGGCATGGAAGAACAAACACACCGGGGAGGCCGAGGGAACCGACCGCAGCGAAACTATCATGGTCGGAGGCAGAGACATTGGATTATTCGTCGGAGGATTTACCATGACCG CAACTTGGGTTGGAGGAGGATACATTAATGGCACTGCTGAGAATGTTTATCTGCCAGACTACGGCTTGGCTTGGGCACAAGCCCCCTTTGGATATGCCCTCAGTCTTGTTGTCG GAGGACTTTTTTTTGCCAAGCCCATGCGCTCGAGAGGTTATGTAACCATGTTAGACCCGTTCCAGCAACTGTACGGCAAACGCATGGGCGGCCTTCTCTTCATACCCGCATTAATGGGGGAGATCTTCTGGTCCGCCGCCATCTTGTCGGCTCTTG GTGCCACTCTCAGCGTCATCGTGGACATCAACATCAAAATGTCAGTGGTTATCTCGGCCCTCATTGCTATCTTTTATACGCTGGTGGGTGGACTTTACTCAGTGGCTTACACTGATGTTGTGCAGCTCTTCTGCATCTTTGTCGGCCTG TGGATCAGCGTGccttttgctctgaccaacccaGCCGTCTCAGACATCATGGTTACTGCAGTGACGCATGTGTACCAGTCGCCATGGAGAGGCAGCGTCGACAAGAGCGACACCTGGGTCTGGATTGACAATTTTTGCCTCCTG ATGCTTGGAGGAATTCCTTGGCAGGTGTATTTCCAACGAGTCCTATCTGCTTCCTCTGCTACCTACGCACAAGTCCTCTCCTTTATCGCTGCTTTCGGATGCCTCATCATGGCTGTCCCCTCGGTTCTTATTGGAGCTATCGGGGCCTCCACAG ACTGGAACCAAACAACATATGGTGCCATTCCTCCTAAAGAGAAGGAAGAGGCCGATATGATTCTCCCCATCGTTCTCCAACATCTCTGCCCGccatttgtgtctttttttggcCTTGGCGCGGTGTCTGCTGCTGTCATGTCATCTGCCGACTCGTCCATCCTGTCAGCGAGCTCCATGTTTGCAAGGAATATTTACCAGCTGGCCTTCAGACAGTCG GCATCGGATCGCGAGATTGTGTGGGTCATGCGCGTCACCATCTTTGTGTTCGGGGGTCTTGCCACGTTGATGGCACTGGTTACGGGGACAGTTTACGGACTGTGGTACCTCAGCTCAGACTTAGTTTATGTCATCATCTTCCCCCAGCTCCTCAGCGTGCTCTTTGTCAAAGGCACCAACACATATGGCTCGGTGGCTGCTTACTTCTTTGGTATGGTGCTGCGTGTAGGTGGAGGGGAACCCTACCTGCATCTGCCCCCTTTCATTTACTACCCCGGGTGGACCACGGAGCAGCGCAAGGACCACATTACTGGACAAATGGAGGATGTTGTCGTTCAAAAGTTTCCTTTTAAGACAGTCTCTATGCTCGCTTCCTTTCTGGGTAACGTTGCGTTTTCCTACCTGGCCAAGTACCTCTTTGAGAGTGGCAAGTTATCTCATAAATACGACTTTCTCGACGCAGTTGTGTCCAAGCACAGTGGCGAGATTATGGATAAGACAACGCTTGTGACCCGTGGCAACAACATCGCGCTGTCTGAGATGGCGCCTGTCAAACCGAGGCTGAGCGTGACTTTGGCGGCCGCCTTCACGCGCCGCGACACACTGCCAACAGACACTgtggatgaggaagaggaggagtcaAGCCCTGACTCCTCCCACCATGACGAAGAATGA
- the arl6 gene encoding ADP-ribosylation factor-like protein 6 has protein sequence MGLFDKLAGWLGFKKEVNVLCLGLDNSGKTTIINKLKPSNAQAQDIVPTIGFSIEKFKTSSLSFTVFDMSGQGRYRNLWEHYYKEGQAVIFVIDSADKLRMVVAREELDTLLNHPDIKHRRIPILFLANKMDVRDALSSVKVSQLLCLDNIKDKPWHICATDALKGDGLQEGVEWLQDQIKSMRT, from the exons ATGGGGCTGTTTGACAAGTTGGCAGGATGGCTGGGCTTCAAGAAAGAGGTGAATGTGCTCTGTCTTGGCCTCGACAACAGCGGGAAAACTACCATCATCAACAAACTCAAACCGTCTAAT GCTCAGGCACAAGACATTGTCCCAACCATTGGTTTCAGCATAGAGAAGTTCAAGACATCCAG CCTTTCTTTCACAGTGTTTGACATGTCAGGCCAAGGCAGATACAGAAATCTGTGGGAGCACTACTACAA GGAAGGCCAGGCTGTTATATTTGTCATTGATAGTGCGGATAAGCTAAGGATGGTTGTGGCCAGAGAAGAATTGGACACGTTATTAAATCATCCtg ACATTAAACACAGGCGAATTCCCATCCTGTTCTTGGCTAACAAGATGGATGTCAGAGATGCTCTGTCGTCAGTTAAAGTCTCACAGCTGCTCTGCTTGGACAATATCAAGGACAAACCTTGGCACATCTG TGCTACTGATGCACTGAAAGGAGATGGTTTACAGGAGGGAGTTGAATGGTTACAAG aTCAAATTAAATCGATGAGAACATGA